In Salmonella enterica subsp. enterica serovar Typhimurium str. LT2, a single window of DNA contains:
- the yfhL gene encoding putative ferredoxin (similar to E. coli orf, hypothetical protein (AAC75615.1); Blastp hit to AAC75615.1 (86 aa), 94% identity in aa 1 - 86), producing the protein MALLITKKCINCDMCEPECPNEAISMGDSIYEINSDKCTECVGHYETPTCQKVCPIPNTILQDPAHVESEEQLWDKFVLMHHADKL; encoded by the coding sequence ATGGCGCTGTTAATCACCAAAAAATGTATCAACTGCGATATGTGCGAGCCGGAGTGCCCGAATGAGGCGATTTCAATGGGCGACAGCATTTATGAAATTAACAGCGACAAATGCACCGAGTGTGTAGGCCATTACGAAACGCCGACCTGTCAGAAAGTCTGCCCAATCCCCAATACGATTTTGCAGGATCCCGCCCATGTCGAAAGCGAAGAACAGTTGTGGGATAAGTTTGTTCTGATGCATCACGCAGATAAACTGTAA
- the acpS gene encoding holo-[acyl-carrier-protein] synthase, subunit (CoA:apo-[acyl-carrier-protein] pantetheinephosphotransferase, phosphopanthetheinyltransferase; similar to E. coli CoA:apo-[acyl-carrier-protein] pantetheinephosphotransferase (AAC75616.1); Blastp hit to AAC75616.1 (126 aa), 94% identity in aa 1 - 126) has product MAILGLGTDIVEIARIEAVISRSGERLARRVLSDNEWAIWETHQQPVRFLAKRFAVKEAAAKAFGTGIRNGLAFNQFEVFNDELGKPRLRLWGEALTLAEKLGVAHMHVTLADERHYACATVILES; this is encoded by the coding sequence ATGGCGATTCTCGGCCTGGGAACGGATATTGTAGAGATTGCCCGCATTGAAGCAGTGATCTCCCGTTCCGGCGAACGTCTGGCAAGGCGTGTGCTCAGTGACAACGAGTGGGCTATCTGGGAGACGCATCAGCAGCCGGTGCGTTTTCTCGCCAAGCGTTTTGCGGTCAAAGAGGCGGCAGCGAAAGCTTTTGGCACCGGCATCCGCAACGGTCTGGCGTTCAATCAGTTCGAAGTGTTTAACGATGAGCTGGGAAAACCACGTTTGCGGCTGTGGGGCGAGGCGTTAACGCTGGCGGAAAAACTCGGTGTGGCGCACATGCATGTCACGTTGGCCGATGAACGCCATTACGCCTGCGCTACGGTCATTCTGGAAAGTTAG
- the pdxJ gene encoding carries out condensation and ring closure step after PdxA in pyridoxine biosynthesis (similar to E. coli pyridoxine biosynthesis (AAC75617.1); Blastp hit to AAC75617.1 (243 aa), 93% identity in aa 1 - 243) — MAELLLGVNIDHIATLRNARGTDYPDPVQAAFIAEQAGADGITVHLREDRRHITDRDVRILRQTLHTRMNLEMAVTEEMLAIAVETRPHFCCLVPEKRQEVTTEGGLDVAGQRDKMRDACARLAAAGIQVSLFIDADETQINAAAEVGAPFIEIHTGCYANAETDAEQAKELARIASAATLAARLGLKVNAGHGLTYHNVKAIAALPEMHELNIGHAIIGRAVMTGLKEAVAEMKRLMLEARG; from the coding sequence ATGGCTGAATTACTGTTAGGCGTCAATATTGACCACATTGCCACGTTACGTAATGCGCGCGGCACCGACTATCCGGATCCGGTACAGGCGGCGTTTATTGCTGAACAGGCAGGCGCGGACGGCATTACCGTACACCTGCGCGAAGATCGTCGCCACATTACCGATCGCGATGTGCGCATTCTGCGTCAGACGCTGCATACGCGTATGAATCTGGAGATGGCGGTGACCGAAGAGATGCTGGCGATCGCCGTAGAAACCAGGCCGCATTTCTGTTGTCTGGTGCCGGAAAAACGCCAGGAAGTCACCACCGAAGGCGGTCTGGATGTGGCCGGACAGCGCGATAAAATGCGTGATGCCTGTGCGCGCCTGGCGGCGGCTGGCATCCAGGTTTCGCTCTTTATCGATGCCGATGAAACGCAAATCAACGCGGCGGCGGAAGTCGGCGCGCCGTTTATCGAAATCCATACCGGCTGCTACGCCAACGCAGAAACCGATGCGGAACAGGCAAAAGAGCTGGCGCGTATTGCCAGCGCCGCGACCCTGGCGGCCCGTCTGGGGCTAAAAGTAAATGCGGGTCATGGTCTGACCTACCATAACGTCAAAGCTATTGCCGCACTGCCGGAAATGCACGAGCTCAATATCGGTCATGCCATTATTGGTCGGGCAGTGATGACGGGGCTGAAAGAGGCGGTGGCTGAAATGAAACGTTTGATGCTGGAAGCGCGCGGCTAA
- the recO gene encoding gap repair gene (DNA repair protein RECO (recombination protein O). (SW:RECO_SALTY)), with amino-acid sequence MEGWQRAFVLHSRPWSETSLMLDVFTEESGRVRLVAKGARSKRSNLKGALQPFTPLLLRYSGRGEVKTLRSAEAVSLALPLSGITLYSGLYINELLSRVLEYETRFSELFFDYLNCIQALAGTTGSPEPALRRFELALLGHLGYGVNFTHCAGSGERVDDTMTYRYREEKGFFASVVIDNNTFTGRHLKALEAREFPDVDTLRAAKRFTRMALKPYLGGKPLKSRELFRQFMPKRTVKTKKD; translated from the coding sequence CTGGACGTCTTCACGGAAGAATCGGGGCGAGTGCGCCTTGTCGCCAAAGGCGCGCGATCTAAACGTTCCAATTTGAAAGGCGCGTTACAGCCTTTTACACCGTTATTGTTACGCTACAGCGGACGCGGCGAGGTGAAAACCCTGCGCAGCGCCGAGGCAGTTTCTCTGGCGCTGCCGTTAAGCGGTATTACGCTCTATAGCGGCCTGTATATCAACGAACTCCTCTCTCGCGTACTGGAATATGAAACGCGCTTCTCCGAACTCTTTTTTGATTATCTGAACTGTATTCAGGCGCTGGCGGGAACCACCGGCTCGCCTGAACCGGCGTTGCGACGTTTCGAACTGGCGTTGCTGGGTCATCTGGGGTATGGCGTCAATTTCACCCACTGTGCAGGCAGCGGCGAACGGGTGGATGACACCATGACCTACCGTTACCGCGAAGAAAAAGGCTTTTTCGCCAGCGTCGTCATCGATAACAACACCTTTACCGGACGGCACCTGAAAGCGCTGGAGGCGCGGGAATTTCCGGATGTAGATACCCTGCGTGCCGCTAAACGCTTTACCCGTATGGCATTAAAGCCGTATCTTGGGGGAAAACCGTTAAAAAGCCGGGAGCTGTTCCGGCAATTTATGCCCAAACGCACAGTAAAAACGAAGAAAGATTAA
- a CDS encoding putative LysR family transcriptional regulator (similar to E. coli cyn operon positive regulator (AAC73441.1); Blastp hit to AAC73441.1 (299 aa), 30% identity in aa 4 - 229), producing MNIKQLHSFLILCDELHYGRAASRLFITQPSLSQQIKQLESSLKTILFKRKGRGIKLTKAGIILQRHANKIMLDLKNAENELLPYQDQQRDTISIGVSGSYLVLPAFRNFMAHHPEISLNVKEFSTEQTIKKLTDSAVDIGIVYRTALPAQLSSTMLFEDEIIAAIPLSHPLATRERLHLKDLNDQPIIVLNDSLLLRGIITTEFNNRKVVPNVICELDNHYSCLEYAEAQIGIAFITRSLTHLSTPKNVRLVSLGIPAFFIPVMLVHSNDLSLDNATICLLKQIKNFYTVDNKSAPEKSWPEQKIGV from the coding sequence ATGAATATCAAACAACTACATTCCTTCCTGATATTGTGTGATGAATTACATTATGGTCGGGCAGCCAGTCGCCTGTTTATCACTCAGCCATCATTAAGTCAGCAAATCAAACAACTTGAGTCATCACTTAAAACAATATTATTTAAGCGAAAAGGTAGAGGAATTAAATTAACAAAAGCAGGCATTATTTTGCAACGACACGCTAACAAAATAATGCTGGATTTAAAAAATGCCGAAAATGAACTTCTTCCCTATCAGGATCAACAGCGCGATACTATTTCAATCGGGGTGTCAGGCAGCTACCTGGTCCTGCCCGCTTTTCGCAACTTTATGGCGCACCATCCGGAAATATCTTTAAATGTTAAAGAGTTCTCAACTGAGCAAACCATTAAAAAGCTGACGGATAGCGCCGTTGATATTGGCATTGTTTATCGAACAGCGCTCCCTGCCCAGCTAAGCTCGACCATGCTGTTTGAAGATGAAATTATCGCTGCAATCCCACTTTCTCATCCTCTGGCGACACGCGAACGTCTGCATCTAAAAGATTTAAACGACCAGCCCATTATCGTGCTTAATGACTCTCTGCTATTAAGAGGGATCATCACCACAGAATTTAATAACCGCAAAGTCGTTCCTAACGTCATCTGCGAACTGGATAACCACTACTCATGCCTTGAGTATGCCGAAGCGCAGATTGGCATCGCATTTATTACCCGCTCGCTAACCCATTTATCGACACCCAAAAATGTTCGCCTGGTTTCACTGGGCATCCCCGCATTCTTTATTCCTGTCATGCTGGTGCACAGTAATGACCTTTCACTGGATAACGCAACCATCTGCCTGCTCAAGCAGATCAAAAATTTTTACACTGTAGATAACAAATCAGCGCCAGAAAAGAGCTGGCCCGAGCAGAAAATAGGCGTATAA